The following coding sequences lie in one Nakaseomyces glabratus chromosome K, complete sequence genomic window:
- the BUD27 gene encoding prefoldin-like protein (CAGL0K07700g~Ortholog(s) have role in RNA Polymerase I assembly, RNA Polymerase II core complex assembly, RNA Polymerase III assembly and formation of translation preinitiation complex, more), with product MESLLESVQETNAGLKSKRDFLEEQREQYVNIRQHLIELPSRQTTEAEISSNKGQVTGLVLGDVIISKMTNEMEGIESYRLFVNIGCEYYVEKDKIYTTRYIEEKISLIEDAISKFNEKIQEANTTEKHLKEAIAFEKKENDQKFIHSKQETSSIGYNEDTDDIYEPMEIREELDEEGNVISGTVTPAATDKQASEIRDKLLDVGNAQNIKKLPNNRIEEISEDNSDNQTDKDSDFYNNLKGKLVHTGSLNSSKQEKVINEKSSDEVPNKQHTQRISTDEIYSFADLVEQLDKDDIEEGDNSLNELDFDEKAMDSWEINGDSPENYEDDEDEGYYYDEDEEEDEEEDGDMSYSGFGVAASVLPTNARSSFMDQIMKLRGLKDDTAADTDKSSSIKKSAIQSNDDTNSNRQLSGTKHHQTAVTKSILKKGGKQKAKKNVGFSKDLQIHEVESFKMENKKQRHVFNPANLFDPESYGAETEEKLDDPSSTADFDSDLFAELIGAKEADVLHEKYEEEINENNRKQQEEKKANRVSRFKATRQSKSKTSFKTAETGDTTNVNKPTEYTKKDLLESYHAESISPSTKKHSSITASNYNKHDSGYVPKKASPDKAVIQEVEDEVVERAVEDEVVERAVEDEVVERAVEDEIVERVVEDEVVERVVEDEVVERVVEDEVVERAVEDEVFERTVEDEVVERAVDEQIVNESISLDDDNAPANSQNTKERKVPVIPKELSRYIEKGEGGDKFPKAKIDYQSLNENLDDMAMAYSMGLYDDDVDDPGVVLEHLNDFKQYNEQVKELESEIAEFKINNPMLSEDNEEDDDGPIMTDIQEKDIPESYGQDDNGDDYSLSQDQLAQSVAIEYRNMKEKLVNKMRSDVSAIDPQTEEMKQIEPIDEHGNPVKQSRFRSQRKAIDKLIR from the coding sequence ATGGAGAGTCTATTGGAGTCAGTACAGGAGACTAATGCAGGGTTGAAGAGCAAGAGAGATTTCTTGGAGGAGCAGCGGGAACAATATGTAAATATTCGTCAACATTTGATAGAGTTACCGTCTCGACAAACTACTGAAGCTGAGATTTCGAGCAATAAAGGTCAAGTTACCGGATTAGTACTTGGAGATGTAatcatatcaaaaatgACCAATGAAATGGAAGGTATAGAAAGCTACAGGCTTTTTGTTAATATTGGCTGTGAATACTATGTggaaaaagataaaatatataccaCGAGAtacattgaagaaaaaatttccTTGATCGAGGATGCTATTTCCAAGTTCAATGAGAAAATTCAAGAAGCTAATACAACAGAAAAACATCTAAAGGAGGCCATTgcttttgaaaagaaagagaatgaCCAAAAATTTATACACTCAAAACAGGAAACCAGCAGCATAGGTTATAATGAAGATACTGATGACATATATGAACCAATGGAAATCCGTGAGGAAttggatgaagaaggaaaTGTTATATCAGGAACTGTTACACCGGCTGCGACCGATAAGCAAGCTAGTGAAATTAGAGATAAATTATTAGATGTTGGCAACGCCCAGAACATTAAAAAACTACCAAATAATAGAATAGAAGAGATATCCGAAGATAACTCTGACAACCAAACAGATAAAGACAGCGACTTTTACAATAACTTGAAAGGTAAACTAGTTCATACTGGAAGCTTGAATAGTAGTAAGCAGGAGAAAGTCATCAATGAAAAATCCTCTGATGAAGTACCTAATAAACAGCATACGCAAAGGATAAGTACGGATGAGATATATTCTTTCGCTGATCTAGTAGAACAATTAGATAAGGATGATATAGAAGAAGGTGATAATTCTCTAAATGAACTAgattttgatgaaaaaGCCATGGACAGCTGGGAAATTAATGGTGATAGTCCAGAGAACTATGAagacgatgaagatgaaggttattattatgatgaagatgaagaggaagatgaagaagaagatggagaTATGTCTTATTCAGGCTTCGGAGTTGCTGCATCTGTATTACCTACTAATGCCAGATCCAGCTTCATGGACCAAATCATGAAACTGAGAGGTTTGAAAGATGACACAGCTGCTGATACCGATAAATCGTCCTCTATCAAGAAGAGTGCTATCCAATCTAATGATGATACGAATTCAAATCGACAATTATCAGGTACAAAACACCATCAAACAGCAGTAACTAAATCAATATTAAAGAAGGGAGGCAAGCAAAAGGCGAAAAAGAATGTTGGGTTCTCAAAAGATTTGCAAATACATGAAGTGGAAAGTTTTAAAATggaaaacaagaaacaaagGCATGTGTTCAACCCTGCTAATTTGTTTGACCCCGAATCATATGGTGCTGAAACAGAAGAGAAATTAGATGACCCAAGCAGTACAGCGGATTTTGATAGTGATTTGTTTGCCGAGCTAATTGGAGCAAAAGAAGCTGATGTATTGCATGAGAAATACGAGGAAGAgataaatgaaaacaatagaaaacaacaagaagaaaagaaagccAATAGAGTTTCCCGCTTTAAGGCTACCCGACAAAGTAAAAGCAAAACTTCTTTCAAGACTGCTGAAACAGGTGATACAACAAATGTAAACAAACCAACTGAATACACAAAAAAAGATCTCTTGGAAAGTTATCACGCAGAAAGTATCTCACCCAGTACCAAAAAACATTCCTCCATTACAGCTTCTAATTATAATAAGCATGATTCTGGCTATGTCCCAAAAAAAGCTAGTCCAGATAAGGCAGTAATACAAGAAGTTGAGGATGAGGTAGTTGAGAGAGCAGTTGAGGATGAGGTAGTTGAGAGAGCAGTTGAGGATGAGGTAGTTGAGAGAGCAGTTGAGGATGAGATAGTTGAGAGGGTAGTTGAGGATGAGGTAGTTGAGAGGGTAGTTGAGGATGAGGTAGTTGAGAGGGTAGTTGAGGATGAGGTAGTTGAGAGGGCAGTTGAGGATGAGGTATTTGAGAGAACAGTTGAGGATGAGGTAGTTGAGAGAGCAGTTGATGAACAGATAGTAAATGAATCAATCTCTTTGGATGATGACAACGCACCAGCTAATTCCCAAAATACTAAAGAGAGGAAAGTTCCTGTTATTCCCAAAGAACTTTCTCGCTACATTGAGAAAGGTGAAGGTGGAGACAAATTTCCGAAAGCCAAGATTGACTATCAATCTCTAAATGAAAATCTAGACGATATGGCAATGGCATACTCAATGGGATTatatgatgatgatgtAGATGATCCTGGCGTAGTATTAGAACACCTAAATGATTTCAAGCAGTACAACGAGCAAGTTAAAGAACTGGAAAGTGAGATAGCAGAgtttaaaataaataacCCGATGCTCtcagaagataatgaagaagacgatGATGGGCCTATAATGACTGATATCCAGGAGAAAGACATACCGGAAAGTTATGGCCAAGATGACAATGGAGATGATTACTCATTGAGTCAAGATCAACTGGCGCAATCAGTAGCCATAGAGTATAGGAATatgaaagagaaacttGTGAACAAGATGAGATCAGACGTGTCTGCCATAGATCCTCAAACGGAAGAGATGAAACAGATAGAACCCATCGATGAACACGGAAACCCTGTGAAACAAAGTAGATTCAGATCACAGAGAAAGGCCATTGATAAGCTGATAAGATAA
- the YSA1 gene encoding ADP-ribose diphosphatase (CAGL0K07744g~Ortholog(s) have ADP-ribose diphosphatase activity, role in ribose phosphate metabolic process and cytosol, mitochondrion, nucleus localization), which translates to MFGRRVAISGHRFLSRMISAKGKPEAAKIVQKSQVKDTSECKWIGLEKITYKDPNGNERVWDSAVRMTRSTGEIDGIGILAILKFPDGKPDEIVLQKQFRPPVEGVCIEMPAGLIDANEDIDTAALRELREETGYIGKIVNKSPVIFNDPGFTNTNLCLVTAEIDMSLPENQNPVTELEENEFIECFSVPLKEFPEKMIELDSQGYKLDARVQNVAQGIILANQFNISQ; encoded by the coding sequence ATGTTTGGTAGAAGAGTAGCTATATCAGGTCACAGATTTTTATCGAGGATGATTAGTGCTAAGGGGAAACCAGAGGCTGCCAAGATTGTTCAAAAGAGTCAAGTTAAGGATACTAGTGAATGCAAATGGATTGGTTTGGAGAAGATCACGTACAAAGATCCGAATGGTAATGAGCGGGTGTGGGACTCCGCTGTGCGTATGACCAGAAGCACAGGTGAGATAGATGGTATTGGTATCCTTGCGATTTTGAAGTTCCCTGATGGCAAACCAGACGAAATTGTGTTACAGAAGCAGTTTAGACCACCTGTTGAAGGTGTATGCATTGAGATGCCTGCTGGTTTGATTGATGCCAATGAGGATATCGACACCGCTGCTTTAAGGGAGCTAAGAGAAGAAACTGGTTACATTGGTAAAATTGTTAATAAGAGTCCCGTGATTTTCAATGATCCAGGTTTTACAAACACAAATCTATGCCTCGTGACAGCAGAAATTGACATGAGTCTCCCAGAGAATCAAAATCCTGTCACAGAATTAGAAGAGAACGAGTTCATAGAATGCTTTAGTGTTCCACTTAAGGAGTTTCCCGAAAAAATGATCGAGCTTGATAGCCAAGGTTATAAGTTAGATGCGCGTGTCCAGAATGTGGCACAAGGGATAATCTTGGCCAATCAATTTAACATTAGccaataa
- the SUS1 gene encoding Sus1p (CAGL0K07755g~Ortholog(s) have enzyme activator activity) has product MTISSNENSASLRAQIQQCLVESGNYEAISNELTERLLKDGWLDEVKKLAREEISQEDSPNFSKALSQIEPQALDLVQQSTKDAIMRKITAFLEEIVETE; this is encoded by the exons ATGACAATTTCATCTAATGAGAATTCAGCCAGTCTAAGAGCCCAGATTCAACAATGTCTTGTTGAATCAGGTAACTATGAGGCTATATCAAATGAACTCACTGAGAGGTTACTCAAAGACGGATGGCTTGACGAGGTTAAGAAATTAGCCAGAGAAGAAATCTCTCAAGAGGACTCGCCAAACTTCAGTAAGGCACTATCCCAGATCGAGCCACAGGCTTTAG ATTTAGTACAGCAATCTACAAAAGATGCCATTATGAGGAAAATAACTGCATTCCTAGAAGAGATAGTTGAAACTGAATAA